From Pseudomonadota bacterium, a single genomic window includes:
- the pilQ gene encoding type IV pilus secretin PilQ, with protein MSCTVRASRARWQIHARRGRKVTPRLFQPSARHSVRHFLAQAALSTRGADRLAVAGVLAMLLGAPGAGLAGAAPAASVPAKTAKQAKQQTQSASRANAVERASAARRPARLSEVSFTDSPTQAVVRIAWDGGQSPTWRVERARGALLLELSGAQLPASLQRSLDTSAFDGPVRSVSSFVLPTRPNTVQVRLALRGEPTQRLRREGRVLLWSVAKPALAGRAAPAVATDQQVAESYPAPKVAASASRAPAPRRQYSGRRIDLDFKDADIHNILRLLSEVGDVNIVTGDSVGGRVTIRMLNVPWDQALDVILRAKGLGQVREGNLLRVAPLADLEKEREAEIARQKQVMMLQPLETRLIPLSYAQASSMLAKLQYTLSPRGKVTFDARTNTVIARDVSSNLNLVETMIRNLDTQTPQVVIEARIIEARTNYTKQIGIQWGGSFAATAANGNSTGLVFPNQLGIGGGVDDGQSPTKGILLGQAANPGFAVNMPAATGLNSGSALGLTMGSVSGVFNVNLRLSAAESKGDIRIISAPKITTMDNIEAKIEQGVSIPFSQVSANGVQTQFRDAKLSLTVKPHVTADGSVIMKVNVERNEPDFVNTGPRGDPTILKKEAQTEMLVKDGDTAVIGGIYTTRDGRAWQRVPWFADIPILGWLFKTRRDTSDREEVLVFITPRIVNRSQSVGQ; from the coding sequence ATGAGCTGCACAGTACGGGCCAGCAGAGCGAGGTGGCAGATACACGCTCGACGTGGGCGCAAGGTCACCCCGCGTTTGTTCCAACCTTCCGCCCGGCATTCCGTCCGGCATTTCCTCGCGCAGGCGGCGCTGAGCACGCGGGGCGCTGACCGCCTGGCGGTGGCCGGCGTGCTCGCCATGCTGCTCGGAGCACCGGGCGCCGGGCTGGCCGGGGCGGCCCCTGCCGCGTCCGTGCCCGCCAAAACGGCAAAGCAGGCCAAGCAGCAGACGCAGTCGGCGTCGCGGGCCAACGCGGTCGAGCGCGCGAGCGCTGCGCGGAGACCTGCCCGGCTCAGCGAGGTGAGCTTTACTGACAGCCCGACCCAGGCCGTCGTCCGCATCGCTTGGGATGGCGGGCAGAGCCCGACATGGCGCGTCGAACGTGCCCGTGGGGCGCTGCTCTTGGAGCTCAGCGGCGCCCAGCTTCCGGCGTCGTTGCAGCGCAGCCTGGATACCTCCGCCTTCGATGGTCCCGTCCGCTCGGTTAGCTCCTTTGTCCTCCCCACTCGTCCGAACACCGTGCAGGTGCGCCTGGCGCTGCGCGGTGAGCCGACCCAGCGCCTCCGCCGCGAGGGTCGCGTCCTCCTTTGGTCGGTAGCCAAGCCGGCGCTCGCCGGCCGCGCGGCGCCGGCGGTTGCGACCGACCAGCAGGTCGCCGAGAGCTATCCGGCGCCCAAGGTCGCCGCCTCTGCCTCGCGGGCGCCCGCTCCGCGTCGGCAGTACTCGGGGCGGCGGATCGACCTGGACTTCAAGGACGCCGATATCCACAACATCCTACGGCTGCTCTCCGAGGTCGGCGACGTGAACATCGTCACCGGCGATTCTGTCGGCGGGCGCGTGACGATCCGCATGCTCAACGTGCCCTGGGACCAGGCCCTCGACGTGATCCTGCGGGCAAAGGGCCTCGGGCAGGTGCGCGAGGGCAACCTCCTGCGCGTCGCGCCGCTGGCCGACCTGGAGAAGGAGCGCGAGGCCGAGATTGCGCGGCAGAAGCAGGTGATGATGCTTCAGCCGCTGGAGACGCGATTGATCCCGCTGAGCTATGCGCAGGCGTCGAGCATGCTAGCCAAGCTGCAGTACACGCTCAGCCCGCGCGGCAAGGTCACCTTCGACGCCCGCACCAACACGGTGATCGCCCGCGACGTCAGCAGCAACCTCAACCTCGTCGAAACGATGATCCGCAACCTGGACACGCAGACGCCGCAGGTCGTGATTGAGGCGCGGATCATCGAGGCGCGCACCAACTACACCAAGCAGATCGGCATCCAATGGGGTGGATCCTTCGCTGCCACCGCCGCCAACGGAAACTCGACGGGTCTGGTCTTTCCGAACCAACTCGGCATCGGCGGCGGCGTCGACGACGGGCAGTCGCCGACCAAGGGGATCCTGCTCGGACAGGCGGCGAATCCGGGCTTCGCGGTCAACATGCCCGCGGCCACCGGTCTCAACTCCGGTAGTGCGCTGGGTCTGACGATGGGCTCGGTCTCGGGCGTGTTCAACGTCAACCTGCGGCTGAGCGCCGCCGAGAGCAAGGGCGACATCCGGATCATCAGCGCGCCGAAGATCACGACGATGGACAACATCGAGGCCAAGATCGAACAGGGCGTCTCGATCCCCTTCTCTCAGGTCAGCGCCAACGGCGTGCAGACGCAGTTCCGCGACGCCAAGCTCAGCCTCACCGTCAAACCGCATGTGACGGCAGATGGCAGCGTGATCATGAAGGTCAACGTCGAGCGCAACGAGCCCGATTTCGTCAATACGGGGCCACGCGGCGATCCCACGATCCTCAAGAAAGAGGCCCAGACGGAGATGCTGGTCAAGGACGGCGACACAGCGGTGATCGGCGGCATCTACACCACTCGTGACGGGCGCGCCTGGCAGCGGGTGCCGTGGTTTGCCGACATCCCGATCCTCGGCTGGTTGTTCAAGACGCGGCGCGACACCAGTGACCGGGAAGAGGTGCTGGTCTTCATCACGCCGCGGATCGTCAACCGCAGCCAGAGCGTCGGCCAGTGA